The Methylobacterium durans nucleotide sequence GATCGAACGCGACCGCATCACGGCTCAGGGCCTGATCGAGCAGAACAAACTGGAACTCCTGCGCGGCCGGGTGCGCGAGGCGCGCCTGCAGGGCGAGACGGCCAATCGAGTGGAGGTCAAGCTCCCGCCGGACCTCGGCGGCCGCGATCTCGGCTCCCTGGTGGCCGACGAGGAGGCGATCGCTCGCAGCCGGATCGATGCCTTCAACGCGCAGATGCGCTCAAGCGAGAGCCTGAAGGCACTCCTCGACGAGCAGATCAAGACCCTCGACGCCAAGATCGCCTCGCAGGCCAAGCAGGTCGATATCAGCCGACGCGAGCTGCAATCCTACTCCGCCCTCACCAGCCAGGGGCTCGCCATCACCTCGCGGCAGTTCAGCCTGGAGCGGACCGTGGCCGAGGCGGAGGGCCGCAAGATCGACTACGAGATGGCGGCGCTCACCGCGCGACAGGATCGCCGCAAGGCCGAGCAGGCCCAGATGACGATCCAGGGCGAGCGGCAGACGAAGCTCGCGGCGGAGCTCAGCGATACCCGGGCGGGCATCGAGCTGGCCCGCGCCAAGGTCGCCGCGCAGGAGGGGCTGGTCCGGGAGGCGACTGTGACGGCCCCGGCCCTCGTGCTCGCCCGCGACCAAGCCTCCGAGAAGCGCAAGCCGATCTTCGTCCTGACGCGCCGCGACCCCGCCACGGAGACCGCCTCGACCACGGTCGTCACCGAGGCGACCACGCTGGAGCCCGGCGATGTCCTGCGCGTGGAAGTTCCGCTTCCCCAGGCCGGGGAGATGGAGGAACGAACCGTCCGGGCATCGGATCGACGGTCCTCCGCCGAGTGACGGGGCGTCTCGGAGATCGACGAACGATGAAGACGTTGCCGACCGACTCGGGAGACCGGCATGCGATCCGGGTCTTCGTGCACCTCGCCTACGGCTTCGAGGCTCGCGCTTGGGAGCGGGCGTGGCGCGAGGGCCGCCTGATCGGGTTCAACACCCGGACGCCCTACGGCTACCATCTGGCGGAGGGCGCCGGCTGTCGCGTGGCTTTCTCCCAGGACCGGCCGGAGGGTCGCCTCCGGCGCCTCGTGCGCCTGGGCGTGCGCGCCCTTCTTGGCTTCGACCTCGTCCATGCCTGGCGCAACCGGCGTGCGGCCGCCGAGGCCGACGTCATCTGGACGCACACCGAATCGCAATTCCTGGCCTTCGCCCTGATCCGCGCGCTATCCCGGGAAGTGCGGCGACCGAAGCTCCTCGGCCAGGCCGTCTGGATGATCGACCGCTGGGATCGTTACGGGCCCGTCCGCCGGGCCCTCTTCCGCGTCCTCCTGCGCCATGTCGACGTGCTCACGGTCCTCTCGCCCCTCAATCTCGAGCGCGCCCGCGCCCTCTTCCCGTCGACGCGCTGCGATCTCGTGCTGTTCGGCATTCCCACCGACGAGCGGATCTCCGCGCGGCCTCCGGCGCGGTCGGAGCGCCTCCAGGTCGTGGCGGTCGGTAACGACGAGCACCGGGACTGGGACACGCTGCTTGAGGCTCTTGGCGGCTGCGAGGCCTGCGACCTGCGCATCGTCACGACGGCCCTGCGGCCCGAGCGGGCGGCCGCTTTCCCCAACGTGCGGATCGGCCGGGTCACCCGGAACGATGAGTTGCGCGCCGTCTACCGGGCGGCGGACCTGATGGTGGTGCCGCTCAAGCCGAACCTGCACGCCTCGGGCATCACCGTGATCCAGGAGGCCGCTCTCTCGGGCCTGCCGATCGTCGCCTCCGACGTCGGTGGCCTGCGGGCCTATTTCACCGATGCGGCCATCCGCTACGTCCCGGCCGGGGCGGCTCCGGCGCTGCGCCAGGCCGTCCTAGATCTGGCCGCCGATCCCGGCGCGCAACAGCGCCTGACGCAAGCGGCCGCGGCCCGGATGGGCCCCAACGGCCTCGGCGCGGAGAGCTATGTCCACCGCCACATCGAGCTGTCGCTCGATCTCCTCGCCCCCGCGACAGCCGAGACCACGCCGTCGCCCGCCCCTGAAAGGAGGAGAGATGTTCGCTCGCCTGATTGCCCTCCTGCTCCTCTGCGCCGCCGCGAGCCCGTCCCGGGCCGGCGACAACACGCTGCAATTGTGCCGTTTCACGCGGACCTACAGCGAGGATTTCAACAGCCTCAGCGTCTCGCCCTGGAACGCGGAGAAGGCGCGCTGGATCGCCCACACGCCCTGGAACGGGGATTTCGGCGACGCCCGCTTTCTCGATCCGGGGGAGAACGGGCCGTTCTTCGTAAAGGACGGCATGCTGACGATCGAGGCGCGCAAGCATCCCGGCGACAAGTGGACCTCAGGACTCCTCGCCTCGGCCGATCCCACCACCGCCGGCTTCTCGCAGACCTACGGCTACTTCGAAGCGCGCATGAAATTGCCGCCCGGGCCGGGCGTCTGGCCCGCCTTCTGGCTGGCCGCGAGCGCCCGCAAGGACGACCAGACCCCGGCCGTAGAGATCGACGTGATCGAGTATTACGGTCAGTTTCCCGACGCCTTCCACTCCGTCGTCCATGTTTGGGGCAAGGGCGACAAGCCCGGCCACCAAGAGACGGACAGGTTGACGAAGGTGCCGAGCGGCTCCCTCACCGCGAACTTTCACACCTACGGGGCTGAGGTGACGCGGGAGGCGATCGTGTTCTACCTCGACCGGCGCGAGGTCAGCCGCGTCCCGACCCCGCCCGAGCACGACAAGCCGCTGATGCTGCTCGTCAACCTCGCTCTCGGTGCCGGCTGGCCGATCGACCGCACGCCGAACCCCTCCCATCTCCTCGTCGACTATGTCCGCGCCTACGCGCCGAAGGACGCGGCCGATCCGGCCTGCCGCGACTGAGGCGCTGAGCCAAGGAGGTTCGATGTCAGGAAGCTTCGCCAGGAACTCACTGCTCGGCGTGGTCGCGGGCCTCGCGACGGCGCTCAGCAATTTCGGCAGCAGCGTCATCCTCGCCCGCATCCTCGGCGTCGAGGGCTTCGGCACGGTCATGTTCGCTCTGTGGATCGTGGTGCTGGGGGCCGCCATTGCGGATCTCGGCTCCGCGACCTCGCTCTCACGCTACCTGCCCGAGCTGCAGGGACGCCGCGAGGATGCGCTCGTCGAACAGCTGGCGAGCCGCCTGTTCCGGACCTTCGCCCTGGCCGTCATCCTGATCTGCGCGTGCCTGGCGAGCTTCGGAATCTGGCGATGGCACCAAGCCGGCGCTCCGCTTCTGCATCTCGATGCAGTCCGGCCGCGAGAGAACCTCCTGTTCTGGCTCGCCGCGGCGACAGCCCTCGCGCTCCAGGCGCTCTCGCTGTTCCATTACGGCTACCTGCGCGGGCTCCAGAGGTTTGGGGACGTCGCCAAGCTTACCTTGATCTGTCTCGCGATCCAGCTCGCCGCCGTGGCGGCGGGCAGCCTCGCCTACGGTCCGCTTGGGGCACTCGCCGGATATTGCGCCGGCTTCCTTCTCCCCGCCCTAAAACCCTTTCGCCATCTTCGCGGATCGAAGCCGCTGCCGCCTGAACTCGCGCGCCGGGTTCGCCGCTACGCGCTGTTTGCCTGGGCCGGTAATCTCGCCACGGTGCTGCTCTACTCACGCATCGAGATCTTCTTCCTCGAGCGGAGCTGGGGCACGGAGGCGGTCGGCCTGTTCGCTGTCGGCGTCACCCTCGCCAACATCGCGGCGCAGGGACCTATGCTTCTGACGAGCGGGTTCCTTCCACATTTTTCCGCGAGCTACGGACGGGGCGACCGCGACAGCATCCAGCGGCTCTACGCCTCCGGCACGCGGGTCATGTCGTTCCTGGTTCTCCCCGCTTGCTGCGGGCTCGCGGCGATCCTGCCCTCGGTAATCCCGCTCGTCTACGGCGCCCAGTTCGACGGCGCGATCACCGCCTCGATGATCCTCGCACTCAGCTCGGCGAGCGGTGTCATCTACGTCGGCAATCAGCTCACGCTGGGCTGTGACCGCAGCGATCTCGGCTTCGCGAGCACGCTCGCTGGTGCCGTCCTTCTTGTTGCCGGCTGCGCGGTCGTCGTTCCCTCCTACGGCATTATGGGAGCCGCCCTCGTGCGGGTCGCGGTGCAGCTCTTCCTCGTCGGCGCTAGCCTGTGGCTCATTCGGAGCCGCCTCGGCTATCGGGCGCCGATCGGGGATATGCTGCGGATCCTGATCGCGGCGACGATCTGCGGCGCGAGCGCCGCGGCCGTGACCCACTGGATCCCCGGACCCGTCAGCCTTTTGGGGGCGATCCCGGCGGGAATCGTGACCTACTGCGTCGCCGTGCGGCTGCTCAACGCGATGCCGGCGGACGACATCAAGCGCCTGCGCGACCTTCTGCAACGGCTCCCGAACCTCGTGGTGACCCCCTTCGACCGTGCCCTCGCTCTCCTGTCGCGCCACTCCGCCCGCGGAGCTGCTTCATGAGCCTCGAACCGATCGGTCTCGCCGTACTCTTGGCAGGATTTGTCTGCCTCCTCGCGGGACCAGCCTTCTCGGTTTACGCACTGCTCGTAGCGGCGCTGCTCCAGTCCGCCGCGGCGATCGTGCTTACGAGCCTTGGCGGCGCAAGCATCCAGCCTGCCCACTTGCTGCTTCTGTTCTTTCTCGTGGGCATGCTGCGCTACGCGACGACATTCCGCGGCATGATCGAGGCAGCGCGCCCGCCCAATCCCGGCTTCTGGCTCGTGGTGCTGCTGATCTACGCCCTAATCTCGGCAGCCTTCCTGCCGCGCCTGTTCGAGGGCATGACCTACGCCTTCGGCAACAGCCGCGAGGGCGGCGGCACGGATACGCCGCTGCTGCCGCTCGCGCCGAACTCGGGCAACATCACGCAACCAGTTTATTTTGCCGGTAACGTCGTCTGCTTCCTCGTGGTCGCCGCCTATGCCCGCGGGGCGCGGCGGGCCAACGCCGTCGCCAACGCGGTGCTGTTCTGCTGCGGCGCGAACCTCATCTTTGCCGCTCTCGACCAGCTCACGGCCTTGACCAACACGACTGAACTTATGCAACCGCTGCGAAACGCGAGCTACCGAATGCTCGACGAGGGTCAGGTGATGGGCCTCAAGCGCCTCGTCGGATCCTTCCCCGAGGCGTCTGCCTATGCCTCCACCACCCTCGGCCTTTTCGGGTTTAGCTTCAGCTTGTGGCTGCGTCATCACCGTAGCCGACTGTCGGGGCTCCTCGCGACGTCCTTGCTTGTCAGCCTGATGCTCTCAACCTCAAGCACGGCGTATGCCGGCACAATCATCTATCTCACCCTGGTTTATGTTGGATGTTTGCTCCGGATGGGACAGGGAAGTGCGACCTTGAACATGTCGCGCTTCGTATTCGTGGCACCGCTCGCCGCTGTTTTTCTCTTCATCCTGCTGCAATTCAGCGACGCTGCGTGGCGGACGGTATCGGAGGTTCTTGATTCGTTTCTGTTCAACAAACTCGCCTCAGCCTCGGGCGTCGAGCGCGCGCGCTGGAACCAGCAGGCTATCGTCAACTTCATCGACACCTACGGCCTCGGAACAGGGCTCGGCAGCGTGAAGTCGTCAAGCTTCCTCACATCCGCCCTCGGAAATGTCGGCCTTGTGGGCTTGATTGCGTTTACGGCCTTTTTTGCCGCGATGCTGCGTCGAGCAGGCTCCGGACAGATCGACCCTCGCATCGCACCCTTGCGCGAAGCAGCCGCATCGGGCTGCATAGCTCTGCTCGTCGCGGCCGCGCTATCGGGTGGGTCGATCGATCTTGGCCTTCAGTTCTGCGCGCTCGGGGGCCTCGCTTGCGCTGATCCGGGAACGCAGGCGCTGACGCTCGTTCCCAACCGGGCCAGGATGGAATCTCTTGGCATCATCGATTCTCGGGGGCGGGCGCCAACGGGGGGAACCTCCTGTGCCTGAGAGCCGCCGTCCAGAAGCAGGGGCCGAAGCTTGCCGGGCTTCGCGAATTCGACAACGTCCGCACTATTCCGTGACGTTACCACCAGTCTCGACGCTTATGCGAACAGTAGAGAACCGTGATAGTGGCGCCATGATAAGGTTAGCTAACGATCACAACTCTATTTCCGCAGCAAATGAAATGTGTAATACGCGATCATTGATCTAATATTATTTCGATAATATTCAACAGATTGCAGAAATCATACAAATTATAGAAGTTATCGCGCGGATATTATTTCTGGAGCTCGGTTGCATTGACTGATTACTCATCGTCGTTCGGTAGGCCCGACCTAGTCGACCGGCCGCCTCCTCTCGACCCAGAGGGCCGCAGCACCGCGCGAGTAGACGAGAGCACGCAGTCTCTCGCGGGGTCGGACCGACTTGCGTGGCCCGACATTGCTCGCGGCATCGGCATCATTCTAGTCGTCCTCGGTCACTCTATCGGCGGGATGATGACCAGTGGTCAGGTCGATCGGTCGGGCCTGCTCGCGCGGGTGTTCCTGTTCATCTATACGTTTCACATGCCGCTGTTCTTCGTGCTCAGTGGCATGTTTATGCCAGGACGGCTCGCCCGACCCACGCGCGAGCTGGTCGGTGGCATGCTGACGCGGATTGCCTATCCGTACTTCTTTTGGGGCCTGCTCCAGACGGCTGCCATCATGACGATGGCCCGCTTCGTGAACACGCCGGTCCCGCCGGATCCGTCCCTATTCCTACGGGTGCTCTGGGAGCCGCCGTCGCAGTTCTGGTTCCTTTACTCTCTTGCCTTGTTCCAGATCGCGGCCATGATATTCGGGCGCTACGCCTCGCTCAGCCTCATGGTGTGGCTCGCCCTCGCAGTGCGCATCATCCCTGAGTTCGTCGAACTGCCTAAGGCCCTGGATTTCTCGGCCCGCTATTGGATTTTTTACGCGGCTGCAGCCGCCCTTGCCTCCGCCCTAAGGAGTGGTCTCGTCACGCGGTGGATCAGCGGAACTCGCTTCGCCGGGCTCGTCGTCGCCTGGGCCGCGGCGGCCTACGCCGTCACGTACTGGGGGGGCGGCTATCTCTCTGTTTGGGATCTGCCGGCCGCTACCCTTGGAACGCTCCTGGTGCTCAGCATTTCTCAGGCGGCGCGGCTACCCTTTCAAGATGTCCTGGCCGAACTCGGCCGCCGCTCGATGCCGATCTTCGTCACGCACGTCCTGATCGTTGCCGGCACCCGCATTGCCTTCACTCTGATTCTAGGCGTTCACAATCCGCTGCCGATCCTGCTCGCCGCGACGATCGCGGGACTGGGGTTGCCCTATCTCTTCTACGACTGGGCGGAGCGCCGCGGCCTAGCGTCCATTCTGGCACTTCGCTGACGCGGGTCTGGAGCGCAGAGACAGCGATCGCCGCGGATTGTATAGGAGTCAGAGCGGGGCAAAGTGCCCGGGCTGCACTGCAGGAACCTTCGGGTGGCGCGGCGCAGCCGGTCGGCAAGTGCTACAGGCGAGAAGGCGTGTTCGCCTTCGGATCTAGATGTTTGATCCCAGGGTTTGATGGTGCAGTTTTCTCACGAGTGTGGAAGGACGCGCTATGGGCCAGGTTCAGCACGGGAGCGCCACGACGACAGCGGCAGTCAGCTTCGGCAACACCTCGCCGACTTCGTGGCCGCCTACAACTTCGCCCGCCGCCTCAAGACCCTACGCGGCCTCACGCCCTACGAAGCTATCTGCAATGCCTGGACGGAGGAGCCCTCTAGGTTCACCCAGAACCCGCACCACCAAATCCCGGGACCGAACATCTAGGAGCCTGTCCGAGTAACGGGGTTTGAAGCCGGGGGAGAGGGGGCGAGACCGGAGCCGATGAGGGCGGACAGCGGGCTCAACGGTCGGCCTGTGCCAGCTTCAGGAGGTTATGGGCCGTGCAGATCATCGCCCACTCGCCCCGGACCTGCTCAAGCCCTCTCATCAGGAACGGTCGGAAGCCTCGGGCCTGCTTGATCTGCCCGAACACCGGCTCAACCACCTGCTTCCTGAGGCGATAGCGACTGCGGCGGCCAGCCCGTTTTAGGCGGGCGGCCATCGCGCTCATCAACGGCATCTTGGTCAGCCTCCGGCGGCCGGCCGCATCCGCCTCGCCGTGTCGCGCCCGGCCCGGAGCGAGGTAGCCCGTAATGCCCCGCTCCCTGAGCGCGACGAGGTTCGCCTCGTTGGCAAACCCGGCATCGCCCGAGACCTCCCGCGGCTTGCGCCTGAGATGAGCGCGGACCCCGTCTACAAGCGGCACGAGGGCGCGGTAGTCGGCCGAGTTGGTCACGAGGCGGTGCGCGACGATCACCTGATGCGCGGCGTCGACCGCGATCTGACCGTTGTAGCCCTGCACGAAGCCGTCGCGCGTGGGCAGGATCCGGCTGTCCGGGTCGGTGAAGTTGCGCTGCGCCCGGTCGGGCGGACTGCCGTCGTCACCGCGCAGTGGCCGACCCTGCCAGCGCATGCCCGACGAGGCACCCGGCCCGTTCTCGTCCTCCGGATCGGGCGGATCTGCGGCCTCCGCTTCCAGCGCGGCCTTGGCGGCGCGGATGGCTTCCAGCCGTCGCTGCTTGTCGGCCATCCAGTCCGGCGTTTCGTCGCCCCGACGGCCGGCACCATGAGCCTGATCCTCCGCCGCGTCAGCCTCGCGCGCTCGCTCCAGCCAAGCGTCCACCTCGGCCGCCAGGGCCGGCTCGGCCGTCTTCATCCGCCCGTAGCTCATCGCTTTGTGGCGTGAGGCGTTTGCCTTCAGCTTGGTGCCATCCACCGCCACGTGAGCGAACTCGACGAGACCGGCCGCCCGACACAGGCGCAGCACCTGCACGAACAGGTCCGACAGGGCCACGAGGTGGCGCTTGCGGAACTCGGCGATGGTTCGGAAGTCGGGCCGGTTCAGGCCGGTCACCGCCATGACATCGACCCGCTCCTCGCAGGCGCGGGCGAGCTGGCGCGAGGAGTACAGGCCTCGGCTGTAGCCGTAGAGCAGGAGCGCCACCATCATGCCCGGATGGTAGGGCGGGTAGCCGCGCTCCTCGGTGTAGGTGTCGAGAATGGCCGAGAGGTCGAGCGCCTCGCGCACCGTGTCGCGCACGAAGTGCGCCCTGTGCCCGGGTGGCACGAACTCGTGCAGCGAGGGCGGCAGCAGCCAGCCCTGATCGACGTCCCAGGAGCGAAACACCTTGGCCATGAGCCGAGTGAATCATCCCGCGGCCTCGTCGTCGAGACACTTACTCGGACGGGCTCCTAGTACTACTGTGTCACAAACGGAGAATAGCAGCAGGGACATCGCTGAAGCGATTGCAACAGGGCGCGCGTCAGTCCCAGGCGCAAGGTCGTAATGGAGTCAGGCACGTGACGCTCGGGCCGGATCGGGGGCGCCGCGGGGTCTGTAATCGGCGGGTAGGACAGGTGTTTGGAGCCTGACGAACTCGGATGCCGAGGGGGGAATCCGGCCCCGCTCAGAGACCAGAAACCCGTAAGCAGCGATGCACAAGCTGGCGTGATGATGGAAGCCGCGCCAGCCCCGGCCCTCGTAGTGACCCAATCCGATCTCCTGCTTCAGCTCTTGATAGTCCCGCTCAATGCGCCAGCGCAGTTTGGTCTGGCTGACGAGCTCGGTCAGGGGCGTCTCGGGTGGCAGGCTCGAGAGCCAGTACTTGGTGGGCGCGGCCTCGCCCTGCGGCCACTCGATCAGGACCCATTCCTCGGGACGGGGCTCGTGTCGCAGCTCATCGCGATGAGCCGGACGCACCCGCTCTGCCGCAAAGCGCGACACCAACAGCCCGTTCGTGCCGGCACGCCATGTGACACACTGCCAAGCTTCCTCTGGCAGAGACCGGGCCAGCTTCTCAGCCGAGAGCGGCTTGTGATCGGGGCTGCGCCGCACCCGGGTCGGCGGCCGGCCGCGCCCGCTCCAGGGTTTGGGTGGCAGCGGTGTCGTTCCGGGTGACCACAGGCTGGTCGAAGACTGAATGCCGAGACTGTAGGGCAAGCCCAACTCCGTCAGGGCCGTGCGGAAGGCTGTGTCGATCCCGTATCCGGCATCCGCCAGCACGAGACCGGGCGGCAGCTTGTCGGCGTGAGCGGCACGGATCTGATCCAGCGCGATCTGCGGCTTGGTCTGGAAGCGGATCGCCGCGGGCACGCCAGCCTTCCTGCGCCGCTCGG carries:
- a CDS encoding polysaccharide biosynthesis/export family protein; protein product: MTHPRPSLRRAARPPAFLALLAALLLAVQAGPAAAVDEGYRLGPQDRLRIKIVEWRPGAGQAVEWEALSDFYSVNASGRLSMPMLGEFVAGGKTTATLADAIGAEMQKRVGMPTRPEVSVEIDTYRPFYILGSVTKPGDYAFRPGITPLQAVGIAGGFYRPTDAGLLRIERDRITAQGLIEQNKLELLRGRVREARLQGETANRVEVKLPPDLGGRDLGSLVADEEAIARSRIDAFNAQMRSSESLKALLDEQIKTLDAKIASQAKQVDISRRELQSYSALTSQGLAITSRQFSLERTVAEAEGRKIDYEMAALTARQDRRKAEQAQMTIQGERQTKLAAELSDTRAGIELARAKVAAQEGLVREATVTAPALVLARDQASEKRKPIFVLTRRDPATETASTTVVTEATTLEPGDVLRVEVPLPQAGEMEERTVRASDRRSSAE
- a CDS encoding glycoside hydrolase family 16 protein — protein: MFARLIALLLLCAAASPSRAGDNTLQLCRFTRTYSEDFNSLSVSPWNAEKARWIAHTPWNGDFGDARFLDPGENGPFFVKDGMLTIEARKHPGDKWTSGLLASADPTTAGFSQTYGYFEARMKLPPGPGVWPAFWLAASARKDDQTPAVEIDVIEYYGQFPDAFHSVVHVWGKGDKPGHQETDRLTKVPSGSLTANFHTYGAEVTREAIVFYLDRREVSRVPTPPEHDKPLMLLVNLALGAGWPIDRTPNPSHLLVDYVRAYAPKDAADPACRD
- a CDS encoding lipopolysaccharide biosynthesis protein, coding for MSGSFARNSLLGVVAGLATALSNFGSSVILARILGVEGFGTVMFALWIVVLGAAIADLGSATSLSRYLPELQGRREDALVEQLASRLFRTFALAVILICACLASFGIWRWHQAGAPLLHLDAVRPRENLLFWLAAATALALQALSLFHYGYLRGLQRFGDVAKLTLICLAIQLAAVAAGSLAYGPLGALAGYCAGFLLPALKPFRHLRGSKPLPPELARRVRRYALFAWAGNLATVLLYSRIEIFFLERSWGTEAVGLFAVGVTLANIAAQGPMLLTSGFLPHFSASYGRGDRDSIQRLYASGTRVMSFLVLPACCGLAAILPSVIPLVYGAQFDGAITASMILALSSASGVIYVGNQLTLGCDRSDLGFASTLAGAVLLVAGCAVVVPSYGIMGAALVRVAVQLFLVGASLWLIRSRLGYRAPIGDMLRILIAATICGASAAAVTHWIPGPVSLLGAIPAGIVTYCVAVRLLNAMPADDIKRLRDLLQRLPNLVVTPFDRALALLSRHSARGAAS
- a CDS encoding acyltransferase family protein, whose amino-acid sequence is MTDYSSSFGRPDLVDRPPPLDPEGRSTARVDESTQSLAGSDRLAWPDIARGIGIILVVLGHSIGGMMTSGQVDRSGLLARVFLFIYTFHMPLFFVLSGMFMPGRLARPTRELVGGMLTRIAYPYFFWGLLQTAAIMTMARFVNTPVPPDPSLFLRVLWEPPSQFWFLYSLALFQIAAMIFGRYASLSLMVWLALAVRIIPEFVELPKALDFSARYWIFYAAAAALASALRSGLVTRWISGTRFAGLVVAWAAAAYAVTYWGGGYLSVWDLPAATLGTLLVLSISQAARLPFQDVLAELGRRSMPIFVTHVLIVAGTRIAFTLILGVHNPLPILLAATIAGLGLPYLFYDWAERRGLASILALR
- a CDS encoding IS1182 family transposase, whose translation is MAKVFRSWDVDQGWLLPPSLHEFVPPGHRAHFVRDTVREALDLSAILDTYTEERGYPPYHPGMMVALLLYGYSRGLYSSRQLARACEERVDVMAVTGLNRPDFRTIAEFRKRHLVALSDLFVQVLRLCRAAGLVEFAHVAVDGTKLKANASRHKAMSYGRMKTAEPALAAEVDAWLERAREADAAEDQAHGAGRRGDETPDWMADKQRRLEAIRAAKAALEAEAADPPDPEDENGPGASSGMRWQGRPLRGDDGSPPDRAQRNFTDPDSRILPTRDGFVQGYNGQIAVDAAHQVIVAHRLVTNSADYRALVPLVDGVRAHLRRKPREVSGDAGFANEANLVALRERGITGYLAPGRARHGEADAAGRRRLTKMPLMSAMAARLKRAGRRSRYRLRKQVVEPVFGQIKQARGFRPFLMRGLEQVRGEWAMICTAHNLLKLAQADR
- a CDS encoding IS701 family transposase, yielding MDPWNTPLADPPRFAAYVDTLSDALGHADRVAPLKAYCTGLLLPGARKSIEPMAARIAPARVQATHQSLHHFVAKGEWSDTALLARVRAAVLPMIESQGPIQAWIVDDTSFPKKGRHSVGVGRQYCGQVGKQDNCQVAVTLSLANAQASLPVAYRLYLPEAWALDPERRRKAGVPAAIRFQTKPQIALDQIRAAHADKLPPGLVLADAGYGIDTAFRTALTELGLPYSLGIQSSTSLWSPGTTPLPPKPWSGRGRPPTRVRRSPDHKPLSAEKLARSLPEEAWQCVTWRAGTNGLLVSRFAAERVRPAHRDELRHEPRPEEWVLIEWPQGEAAPTKYWLSSLPPETPLTELVSQTKLRWRIERDYQELKQEIGLGHYEGRGWRGFHHHASLCIAAYGFLVSERGRIPPSASEFVRLQTPVLPADYRPRGAPDPARASRA